In Nocardioides sp. zg-1228, a single window of DNA contains:
- a CDS encoding glycerol-3-phosphate dehydrogenase/oxidase produces the protein MSPARRIVPGLDAIPAEVDVVVVGLGITGAGVALDAVTRGLSVLAVDAHDVAFGTSRWSSKLVHGGLRYLAQGQLAIARESAVERGILMHRTAPHLVRALPMLTPLDDAMPRRRAALTWAGLRAGDALRRSAGTTTRTLPRPRRLNATEALALAPTLRREGLRGGLLAWDGQLEDDARLVVTVARTAASYGAHVRTRARVTSATGTAVTLRDELTGTTYDVRARAVVNATGVWAGDLDERVRLRPSRGTHLVLRGSALPRTRVAVMVPIPGTSARFAMVLPQPDGTIYVGLTDEPAPGPVPDVPVPSEGEIDFLLALVAPTFTVPPTRADVVGTFAGLRPLLEVAGTDATADLSRRHAILTAPTGVTTVVGGKLTTYRRMAQDTLDTLVAAGRLEAGSCRTASLPLLGAAAPDDLRRTTAPARLVRRFGTDAELVLAVAREVTGLADDELLAPVSDDVHVTLAELVFAITHEGAHDVDDLLGRRTRVGLVAEDRAAAEPLARRALQLVSASSRPVSRGVSTGRSRP, from the coding sequence ATGTCCCCGGCCCGCCGGATCGTCCCCGGCCTCGACGCCATCCCCGCGGAGGTCGACGTCGTCGTCGTCGGGCTGGGCATCACCGGTGCGGGCGTCGCCCTCGACGCCGTCACCCGAGGGCTGTCGGTGCTCGCCGTCGACGCCCACGACGTCGCGTTCGGGACGTCGCGGTGGTCGTCCAAGCTGGTCCACGGCGGGCTGCGCTACCTCGCCCAGGGCCAGCTCGCCATCGCGCGGGAGAGCGCCGTCGAGCGCGGGATCCTGATGCACCGCACGGCTCCCCACCTCGTCCGGGCGCTGCCGATGCTGACCCCGCTCGACGACGCGATGCCGCGCCGCCGAGCAGCCCTCACGTGGGCGGGCCTGCGGGCCGGCGACGCGCTCCGGCGCTCCGCCGGCACCACCACCCGCACCCTCCCCCGGCCGCGCCGGCTCAATGCGACCGAGGCCCTCGCCCTCGCGCCCACGCTGCGTCGCGAGGGCCTCCGCGGCGGCCTGCTCGCCTGGGACGGCCAGCTCGAGGACGACGCGCGGCTGGTGGTCACCGTCGCGCGCACGGCGGCGTCGTACGGCGCCCACGTGCGCACCCGGGCTCGCGTCACGTCCGCGACCGGCACCGCCGTGACGCTGCGCGACGAGCTGACCGGCACGACGTACGACGTCCGCGCGCGCGCCGTCGTCAACGCCACGGGCGTCTGGGCCGGCGACCTCGACGAGCGGGTGCGGCTGCGCCCGAGCCGGGGCACCCACCTCGTCCTGCGCGGGTCGGCGCTGCCCCGCACCCGGGTGGCGGTGATGGTGCCGATCCCCGGCACGAGCGCGCGCTTCGCGATGGTGCTCCCGCAGCCGGACGGCACGATCTACGTCGGCCTCACCGACGAGCCCGCGCCCGGGCCGGTGCCCGACGTGCCCGTGCCGAGCGAGGGCGAGATCGACTTCCTGCTGGCGTTGGTGGCGCCCACCTTCACCGTCCCGCCGACGCGGGCCGACGTCGTGGGCACCTTCGCCGGCCTTCGACCGTTGCTCGAGGTCGCCGGCACCGATGCCACGGCCGACCTGTCGCGCCGCCACGCCATCCTCACCGCGCCCACCGGCGTGACGACGGTCGTGGGCGGCAAGCTCACCACCTACCGGCGGATGGCGCAGGACACCCTCGACACGCTCGTCGCCGCCGGTCGGCTCGAGGCCGGCTCGTGCCGCACGGCGTCGCTCCCCCTGCTCGGCGCCGCCGCCCCCGACGACCTGCGTCGGACGACGGCGCCCGCCCGGCTCGTCCGACGCTTCGGCACCGACGCCGAGCTCGTGCTCGCCGTCGCCCGCGAGGTGACCGGCCTGGCCGACGACGAGCTGCTCGCGCCGGTGTCCGACGACGTCCACGTGACCCTCGCCGAGCTGGTCTTCGCGATCACCCACGAGGGCGCGCACGACGTCGACGACCTGCTCGGGCGGCGTACCCGCGTCGGCCTCGTCGCCGAGGACCGGGCAGCGGCCGAGCCGCTGGCCCGTCGGGCGCTGCAGCTGGTCTCCGCCTCGTCGCGCCCGGTCTCGAGGGGGGTCTCGACGGGGCGTTCGCGGCCCTGA
- a CDS encoding TetR/AcrR family transcriptional regulator, protein MSSLRHTADPRLDGYLDVARECILDLGWRRTTLTEVARRADVSRMTIYRAWPDMGALLGDLMTREWVGIAAAIGRAAADTTTPAGIAEAALATVRALRDNGLFVRIVELDPDLMLPYLLHRRGRSQEALVEILAAEIESGQASGAIRQGDAVPMARALTLGAHGFVFSALTMTDDRVSLADLDAEYVRAVTRALEP, encoded by the coding sequence ATGTCGTCACTTCGTCACACCGCGGACCCGCGCCTCGACGGCTACCTCGACGTGGCCCGAGAGTGCATCCTCGACCTGGGCTGGCGGCGTACGACGCTCACCGAGGTCGCCCGGCGCGCGGACGTCTCCCGCATGACCATCTACCGCGCCTGGCCCGACATGGGCGCGCTGCTCGGCGACCTGATGACCCGCGAGTGGGTCGGCATCGCCGCCGCCATCGGCCGCGCGGCCGCCGACACCACGACCCCCGCCGGGATCGCCGAGGCGGCGCTCGCCACCGTGCGGGCGCTGCGCGACAACGGGCTCTTCGTCAGGATCGTCGAGCTCGACCCCGACCTGATGCTGCCCTACCTCCTCCACCGCCGCGGCCGCTCGCAGGAGGCGCTGGTGGAGATCCTCGCCGCCGAGATCGAGAGCGGCCAGGCCTCCGGCGCGATCCGTCAGGGCGACGCCGTGCCGATGGCACGGGCGCTGACGCTGGGCGCGCACGGGTTCGTCTTCTCCGCCCTCACCATGACCGACGACCGCGTCTCGCTGGCCGACCTCGACGCGGAGTACGTCCGCGCCGTCACCCGCGCGCTGGAGCCGTGA
- a CDS encoding DEAD/DEAH box helicase produces MNDEQPAAPEQTFSDLGLSAEVLKALADVGYESPSPIQARTIPQLLEGRDVVGLAQTGTGKTAAFALPILSRLDRSQKTPQALVLAPTRELALQVSEAFERYAAHIKGVSVLPIYGGQGYGVQLSALRRGVHVVVGTPGRVMDHLEKGTLDLSELRFLVLDEADEMLNMGFAEDVETILADTPADKDVALFSATMPKAIRRIAEKYLNDPVEISVKGKTSTASNITQRYLIVSYPQKVDALTRILEVENFEAMIVFVRTKNETETLAEKLRARGYSAMAINGDVAQVQRERTVNQLKAGKLDILVATDVAARGLDVERISHVVNYDIPTDTESYVHRIGRTGRAGRSGDSIAFVTPRERHLLRAIEKATKQPLTQMQLPSVDDVNATRLSRFDDQITEALTQPERIDFFRDVVSHYVSEYGVAEVDVAAALAAVMHGEQPLLLDPEPEPRTRSFEERSSHGGKADRSPRESRSGQPMAAYRIEVGKRHKVEPRQIVGALANEGGLSRGDFGYISIKPEFSVVELPADLPPGTLERLAGTRISGKLIEIKPDNGPFRGRSGGGHRKGGGYQGKNPR; encoded by the coding sequence GTGAACGACGAGCAGCCCGCAGCGCCCGAGCAGACCTTCTCCGACCTCGGCCTCTCCGCCGAGGTGCTCAAGGCCCTCGCGGACGTGGGCTACGAGTCCCCCTCGCCGATCCAGGCGCGCACGATCCCGCAGCTGCTCGAGGGCCGCGACGTCGTCGGGCTCGCCCAGACCGGCACCGGCAAGACCGCCGCGTTCGCGCTGCCGATCCTCTCTCGCCTCGACCGCTCGCAGAAGACCCCGCAGGCCCTCGTGCTGGCACCCACCCGCGAGCTCGCGCTGCAGGTCTCGGAGGCGTTCGAGCGCTACGCCGCCCATATCAAGGGCGTCAGCGTGCTGCCGATCTACGGCGGCCAGGGCTACGGCGTGCAGCTCTCGGCGCTGCGTCGCGGCGTCCACGTCGTCGTCGGCACCCCGGGCCGGGTCATGGACCACCTCGAGAAGGGCACGCTCGACCTCAGCGAGCTGCGGTTCCTGGTCCTCGACGAGGCCGACGAGATGCTCAACATGGGCTTCGCGGAGGACGTCGAGACGATCCTGGCCGACACCCCGGCCGACAAGGACGTCGCGCTCTTCTCCGCCACGATGCCCAAGGCGATCCGCCGCATCGCGGAGAAGTACCTCAACGACCCCGTCGAGATCTCGGTCAAGGGCAAGACGTCGACGGCCTCCAACATCACCCAGCGCTACCTCATCGTCTCCTACCCCCAGAAGGTCGACGCGCTCACGCGCATCCTCGAGGTGGAGAACTTCGAGGCGATGATCGTCTTCGTCCGCACCAAGAACGAGACCGAGACGCTCGCCGAGAAGCTGCGCGCCCGCGGCTACTCCGCGATGGCGATCAACGGCGACGTCGCGCAGGTGCAGCGCGAGCGCACCGTCAACCAGCTCAAGGCCGGCAAGCTCGACATCCTCGTCGCCACCGACGTCGCGGCCCGCGGCCTCGACGTCGAGCGGATCAGCCACGTCGTCAACTACGACATCCCGACCGACACCGAGTCCTACGTCCACCGCATCGGTCGCACCGGCCGCGCCGGTCGCAGCGGCGACTCGATCGCGTTCGTCACCCCGCGCGAGCGGCACCTGCTCCGCGCGATCGAGAAGGCCACCAAGCAGCCGCTGACGCAGATGCAGCTGCCGAGCGTCGACGACGTCAACGCCACGCGGCTCTCGCGGTTCGACGACCAGATCACCGAGGCGCTGACCCAGCCGGAGCGGATCGACTTCTTCCGCGACGTGGTCTCGCACTACGTCAGCGAGTACGGCGTCGCCGAGGTCGACGTGGCCGCCGCCCTCGCCGCGGTGATGCACGGCGAGCAGCCGCTGCTCCTCGACCCCGAGCCCGAGCCGCGCACCCGCTCGTTCGAGGAGCGCTCGAGCCACGGCGGCAAGGCCGACCGCAGCCCGCGCGAGTCGCGCAGCGGCCAGCCGATGGCGGCCTACCGCATCGAGGTCGGCAAGCGGCACAAGGTCGAGCCGCGCCAGATCGTCGGCGCCCTGGCCAACGAGGGCGGCCTGTCGCGCGGCGACTTCGGCTACATCTCGATCAAGCCCGAGTTCTCCGTCGTCGAGCTCCCCGCCGACCTCCCGCCCGGCACCCTCGAGCGCCTCGCCGGCACCCGGATCTCCGGCAAGCTGATCGAGATCAAGCCCGACAACGGCCCCTTCCGCGGCCGCTCGGGCGGTGGCCACCGCAAGGGCGGCGGCTACCAGGGCAAGAACCCCCGCTGA
- a CDS encoding FAD-binding oxidoreductase: protein MSSASPVPEMHPQRWGDPASATVLPDSALGLVELAFGLQDRRPVSGARPPACALDAALLDDLRRVVGAEHVLVDDATRTVRTRGKSTPDLLRARAGDLADAPDAVVRPDGHAEVEAVLRWADEHRVAVVPFGGGTCVTGGLAARRDGFAGVISLDLGRMRRLLAVDEVSMTATLEPGLRGPEAEALLAERGLTLGHYPQSFRHASIGGFAATRSSGQSSAGYGRFDAMVVGLTAATPTGSLDLGAAPASAAGPDLRQLLLGSEGAFGVITSVTLRVRRAPAVTAYEGWRWPSFGAGSDAMRVLAQSGLLPTVLRLSDEAETAINLADPSAIGATDDPGCLMVTGYEGTEALVEARRAAVTAALTDLGGTPLGTEPGERWAHGRFDGPYLRDALLDHGVLVETLETACFWSDRARLHADVSTALTSSLGEGTLVLCHVSHVYETGCSLYFTVAARQGDDPLTQWQAAKAAASDAIVAAGATISHHHAIGTDHRPWLAAEIGEVGVRVLRAVKAELDPRGVLNPGVLIP from the coding sequence ATGTCTTCCGCCTCGCCCGTCCCCGAGATGCACCCCCAGCGCTGGGGCGACCCGGCCTCGGCCACCGTCCTGCCCGACTCGGCGCTCGGCCTGGTCGAGCTGGCCTTCGGCCTGCAGGACCGCCGTCCGGTGAGCGGGGCTCGACCCCCGGCGTGTGCGCTCGACGCGGCCCTGCTCGACGACCTTCGCCGCGTCGTCGGCGCCGAGCACGTGCTGGTCGACGACGCCACCCGCACGGTGCGTACGCGCGGCAAGTCGACCCCCGACCTGCTGCGGGCCCGGGCCGGCGACCTCGCCGACGCGCCCGACGCGGTCGTGCGGCCCGACGGGCACGCCGAGGTCGAGGCCGTGCTGCGGTGGGCCGACGAGCACCGGGTCGCGGTGGTGCCCTTCGGTGGCGGCACCTGCGTGACCGGAGGCCTGGCGGCCCGTCGCGACGGCTTCGCCGGCGTCATCAGCCTCGACCTGGGCCGGATGAGGCGCCTCCTCGCCGTCGACGAGGTCTCCATGACCGCGACCCTCGAGCCCGGGCTGCGCGGACCGGAGGCCGAGGCGCTCCTCGCCGAGCGGGGCCTGACCCTCGGGCACTATCCCCAGTCGTTCCGCCACGCCTCGATCGGCGGCTTCGCCGCGACCCGCTCCAGCGGCCAGTCGAGCGCCGGCTACGGCCGCTTCGACGCGATGGTCGTCGGGCTCACGGCCGCCACGCCCACCGGCTCGCTCGACCTCGGCGCGGCGCCCGCCAGCGCCGCCGGACCCGACCTGCGCCAGCTGCTGCTCGGCTCGGAGGGCGCGTTCGGCGTCATCACGTCGGTGACGCTCCGGGTGCGGCGCGCGCCCGCCGTGACGGCGTACGAGGGCTGGCGCTGGCCGTCGTTCGGCGCCGGCTCCGACGCCATGCGCGTCCTGGCGCAGTCCGGGCTGCTGCCGACGGTGCTGCGGCTCTCCGACGAGGCCGAGACGGCGATCAACCTGGCCGACCCGTCCGCCATCGGCGCCACCGACGACCCCGGCTGCCTGATGGTGACCGGCTACGAGGGCACCGAGGCGTTGGTGGAGGCCAGGCGCGCGGCCGTCACCGCGGCGCTGACCGACCTCGGCGGGACGCCGCTCGGCACCGAGCCGGGGGAGAGGTGGGCGCACGGGCGCTTCGACGGGCCCTACCTCCGCGACGCGCTGCTCGACCACGGCGTCCTCGTCGAGACGCTCGAGACGGCCTGCTTCTGGTCGGACCGCGCGCGGCTGCACGCCGACGTCTCGACGGCCCTCACCTCGTCGCTCGGGGAGGGCACGCTCGTGCTGTGCCACGTGTCGCACGTCTACGAGACCGGCTGCTCGCTCTACTTCACCGTCGCCGCCCGCCAGGGCGACGACCCGCTCACGCAGTGGCAGGCCGCCAAGGCCGCGGCCAGCGACGCGATCGTCGCCGCCGGCGCCACGATCAGCCACCACCACGCCATCGGCACCGACCACCGGCCGTGGCTCGCCGCGGAGATCGGCGAGGTCGGGGTGCGGGTGCTCCGCGCGGTCAAGGCCGAGCTCGACCCCCGCGGGGTCCTCAACCCGGGCGTCCTCATCCCGTAA
- the glmS gene encoding glutamine--fructose-6-phosphate transaminase (isomerizing), which yields MCGIVGYIGRQEAAPIVLEGLTRLEHRGYDSAGVAVLGPRGVRVAKGAGRVRDLGDALPKRFAGTTGIGHTRWATHGPATDANAHPHTDEAGRVAVVHNGILDNSAALRAELTDAGVTLASDTDTEVLAHLVARSDADTLEGKVRDALGAVVGTYGLAVLHADFPDRIVVARNGSPLVVGVGDKEMYVASDLAAIVRHTTTVAVLDDGEMATVTAAGFSTMRHRDLVATGKTAAVLDVDAASYDAGEHESYMRKEILEQPTTAQAVLRGRLDERFGTAHLGGLDMDARELRAVRRVKILGCGSAYYVGQMGAALIEELARIPADAEAASEFRYRDPVIEPDTLYVAVSQSGETIDTLLAVQEVRRKGGRCVGLVNVVGSAIARECDGGIYLHAGPEVAVASTKALTNMFLGFALLALQLGRVRDLSIADGKRLVAGLERLPGQIEEILAGEADLVEVAHDLAEARSLFFIGRVRGFPVAREGAQKFKEISYRHAEAYQTSELKHGPLALIDPEVPTVALVPHDELTERNVGALHEIEARKGALVVITHEDVDLGEVGARRIVVPRNEPELDPILLTIPLQLLAYHAARHLGHDIDKPRNLAKSVTVE from the coding sequence ATGTGTGGAATCGTCGGTTACATCGGCCGCCAGGAGGCCGCCCCGATCGTCCTGGAGGGGCTCACCCGCCTCGAGCACCGCGGGTACGACTCCGCCGGGGTCGCGGTGCTCGGCCCCCGGGGCGTCCGGGTGGCCAAGGGGGCCGGGCGGGTGCGCGACCTCGGCGACGCGCTGCCGAAGCGCTTCGCCGGCACCACCGGCATCGGCCACACCCGGTGGGCGACCCACGGCCCCGCGACCGACGCCAACGCCCACCCGCACACCGACGAGGCCGGCCGCGTCGCGGTCGTGCACAACGGCATTCTCGACAACTCCGCCGCGCTGCGCGCCGAGCTGACCGACGCCGGCGTCACGCTCGCCAGCGACACCGACACCGAGGTGCTCGCCCACCTCGTCGCACGCAGCGACGCCGACACGCTCGAGGGCAAGGTCCGCGACGCCCTCGGCGCGGTCGTCGGGACGTACGGGCTCGCGGTGCTGCACGCCGACTTCCCCGACCGCATCGTCGTGGCGCGCAACGGCAGCCCGCTCGTGGTCGGTGTCGGCGACAAGGAGATGTACGTCGCCTCCGACCTCGCCGCGATCGTGCGCCACACCACCACCGTGGCCGTGCTCGACGACGGCGAGATGGCGACCGTCACGGCTGCCGGGTTCAGCACGATGCGCCACCGCGACCTCGTCGCCACCGGCAAGACCGCGGCGGTGCTCGACGTCGACGCGGCGTCGTACGACGCGGGCGAGCACGAGTCCTACATGCGCAAGGAGATCCTCGAGCAGCCCACCACCGCCCAGGCCGTGCTGCGGGGCCGGCTCGACGAGCGCTTCGGCACCGCCCACCTCGGCGGGCTCGACATGGACGCCCGCGAGCTGCGGGCGGTGCGCCGGGTGAAGATCCTCGGGTGCGGCTCGGCCTACTACGTCGGCCAGATGGGCGCGGCGCTGATCGAGGAGCTGGCCAGGATCCCGGCCGACGCCGAGGCGGCCAGCGAGTTCCGCTACCGCGACCCGGTGATCGAGCCCGACACCCTCTACGTCGCGGTCAGCCAGTCGGGCGAGACGATCGACACCCTGCTGGCGGTGCAGGAGGTGCGCCGCAAGGGCGGGCGCTGCGTCGGGCTGGTCAACGTCGTCGGATCGGCGATCGCGCGTGAGTGCGACGGCGGGATCTACCTGCACGCCGGTCCGGAGGTGGCCGTCGCCAGCACCAAGGCGCTGACCAACATGTTCCTGGGCTTCGCGCTGCTCGCCCTCCAGCTCGGCCGCGTGAGGGACCTCTCCATCGCCGACGGCAAGCGCCTGGTCGCGGGGCTCGAGCGGCTGCCCGGGCAGATCGAGGAGATCCTCGCCGGCGAGGCCGACCTGGTCGAGGTCGCCCACGACCTCGCCGAGGCGCGCAGCCTGTTCTTCATCGGCCGGGTGCGCGGCTTCCCGGTGGCCCGCGAGGGGGCCCAGAAGTTCAAGGAGATCAGCTATCGCCACGCCGAGGCCTACCAGACCTCCGAGCTCAAGCATGGCCCGTTGGCCCTGATCGACCCCGAGGTGCCGACCGTCGCGCTCGTGCCCCATGACGAGCTCACCGAGCGCAACGTCGGCGCGCTGCACGAGATCGAGGCGCGCAAGGGGGCCCTGGTCGTCATCACGCACGAGGACGTCGACCTCGGGGAGGTCGGCGCGCGCCGGATCGTGGTACCCCGCAACGAGCCCGAGCTCGACCCGATCCTGCTGACGATCCCGCTGCAGCTGCTCGCCTACCACGCCGCGCGGCACCTCGGACACGACATCGACAAGCCGCGCAACCTGGCCAAGTCGGTCACCGTCGAGTGA
- a CDS encoding GH1 family beta-glucosidase, which yields MASPHDLPLLPPGFRFGTSTASYQIEGAVAEDGRGPSIWDTFAAEPGRVADGTTGAVACDHYHRVDEDVALMKELGTGGYRFSIAWPRIQPTGRGAPNEKGLAFYDRLVDTLLANGQEPMVTLYHWDLPQALEDDGGWLNRDTVERFAEYAAIVGERLADRVAHWIPVNEPNVASILGYGLGTHAPGKTLRFDGLPASHHLLLAHGRAAIELRRAGATSVGCANNHSPIWPASDDDADVGMSKIFDALWNGAFLEPMLLGRYPADLMPLFEGVMADGDLATIRQPLDFYGVNYYQPLKVAAADEDSDIPFAVREVVGYPTTDLGWPIVPDALREWLVMFRARFRAALPPIVITESGCAYGGDPDEDGVVDDQARIDYHRAHVNAVAEAVQRGVDVRGYYCWSLLDNFEWAEGHHQRFGLVHVDYDTLERTRKKSFHWYAALIAAQPQHL from the coding sequence GTGGCTTCCCCGCACGACCTCCCCCTGCTCCCGCCCGGTTTCCGCTTCGGCACGAGCACGGCGAGCTACCAGATCGAGGGTGCGGTGGCCGAGGACGGCCGGGGACCGAGCATCTGGGACACCTTCGCCGCGGAGCCGGGTCGGGTCGCCGACGGCACCACCGGAGCGGTCGCCTGCGACCACTACCACCGCGTCGACGAGGACGTCGCGCTGATGAAGGAGCTCGGCACGGGCGGCTACCGCTTCTCGATCGCCTGGCCGCGGATCCAGCCGACCGGGCGCGGTGCGCCCAACGAGAAGGGCCTCGCGTTCTACGACCGGCTCGTCGACACGCTGCTCGCCAACGGCCAGGAGCCGATGGTCACGCTCTACCACTGGGACCTGCCGCAGGCGCTCGAGGACGACGGCGGCTGGCTCAACCGCGACACCGTCGAGCGCTTCGCCGAGTACGCCGCGATCGTGGGCGAGCGGCTCGCCGACCGCGTCGCGCACTGGATCCCCGTCAACGAGCCCAACGTCGCCTCGATCCTCGGCTACGGCCTCGGCACGCACGCCCCGGGCAAGACGCTGCGCTTCGACGGCCTGCCCGCCTCCCACCACCTGCTGCTGGCCCACGGCCGCGCCGCCATCGAGCTGCGCCGGGCGGGCGCGACGTCGGTCGGCTGCGCCAACAACCACTCGCCCATCTGGCCCGCGAGCGACGACGACGCCGACGTCGGGATGAGCAAGATCTTCGACGCCCTGTGGAACGGCGCGTTCCTCGAGCCGATGCTCCTCGGGCGCTACCCCGCCGACCTGATGCCCCTCTTCGAGGGCGTGATGGCCGACGGTGACCTCGCCACGATCCGCCAGCCGCTCGACTTCTACGGCGTCAACTACTACCAGCCGCTCAAGGTCGCGGCGGCCGACGAGGACTCCGACATCCCCTTCGCCGTCCGCGAGGTCGTCGGCTACCCGACCACCGACCTCGGGTGGCCGATCGTCCCGGACGCCCTGCGCGAGTGGCTGGTGATGTTCCGCGCCCGGTTCCGTGCGGCGCTCCCGCCGATCGTCATCACCGAGTCCGGCTGCGCCTACGGAGGCGACCCCGACGAGGACGGTGTCGTCGACGACCAGGCGCGCATCGACTACCACCGCGCCCACGTCAACGCCGTCGCCGAGGCCGTCCAGCGTGGCGTCGACGTGCGCGGCTACTACTGCTGGTCGCTGCTCGACAACTTCGAGTGGGCCGAGGGCCACCACCAGCGCTTCGGTCTCGTGCACGTCGACTACGACACCCTCGAGCGCACCCGCAAGAAGTCGTTCCACTGGTACGCCGCGCTGATCGCCGCGCAACCGCAGCACCTCTGA
- a CDS encoding pirin family protein, which yields MGIAVYAGSRRSTETDAGRVTRHSFSFGPHYDPANLGFGPLVCHNDDLLDPSAAGAAGVAGVAGYPEHPHTDLEIVTWVLEGALVHTDSSGASHVVEAGRAQVLSAGTGVRHSEVADRHSGRCRFVQAWLTPSTPGTTPSYVLGEAPQPSSGLVEVAGGDGLPVGTAGARLLVARLAAGESVALPDDPRQHVFAATGAATLDGLDLRSGDAVRLTDEPGRVLSAAEATELLVWSFPG from the coding sequence ATGGGCATCGCCGTGTACGCGGGTTCGCGGAGGTCGACCGAGACCGACGCGGGCCGGGTCACGCGCCACTCCTTCTCCTTCGGCCCCCACTACGACCCGGCCAACCTCGGCTTCGGGCCGCTGGTGTGCCACAACGACGACCTGCTCGACCCCTCTGCCGCGGGGGCCGCGGGGGTCGCGGGGGTCGCGGGCTACCCCGAGCACCCGCACACCGACCTCGAGATCGTCACCTGGGTGCTCGAGGGCGCGCTCGTGCACACCGACTCCTCCGGTGCCAGCCACGTCGTGGAGGCCGGGCGGGCCCAGGTGCTGTCCGCCGGCACCGGCGTGCGCCACAGCGAGGTCGCCGACCGGCACTCGGGGCGCTGCCGGTTCGTCCAGGCCTGGCTCACCCCGTCGACCCCCGGCACCACTCCGTCGTACGTCCTCGGCGAGGCGCCGCAGCCCTCGTCCGGACTGGTGGAGGTCGCCGGCGGCGACGGCCTGCCGGTCGGCACCGCCGGCGCCCGGCTGCTCGTCGCGCGCCTGGCCGCCGGCGAGTCGGTGGCCCTGCCCGACGACCCGCGCCAGCACGTCTTCGCGGCGACGGGCGCTGCCACGCTCGACGGTCTCGACCTGCGCTCCGGTGACGCCGTACGCCTCACCGACGAGCCCGGCCGCGTCCTGAGCGCGGCCGAGGCGACCGAGCTGCTGGTCTGGTCCTTCCCCGGGTAG
- a CDS encoding YceI family protein, translating into MSTGFDASTTAIDDISGDYTIDVTHSRLGFVARHAMVTKVRGQFGSFDGTAHIDEADPSASKVDISIDVASIDSGTADRDGHLRSGDFFDVETYPKLTFSSTDVTRDRTTWTITGDLTIKDVTKPVTIAFEQTGSARDPFGNVRVGFEGETTVNRKEWGLTWNAGLETGGVLVSDKIKLEFDVSAIRNA; encoded by the coding sequence ATGAGCACCGGATTCGACGCCTCCACCACCGCCATCGACGACATCTCGGGCGACTACACGATCGACGTGACCCACAGCCGCCTCGGCTTCGTGGCCCGTCACGCCATGGTGACCAAGGTTCGCGGCCAGTTCGGCTCGTTCGACGGCACCGCCCACATCGACGAGGCCGACCCGTCCGCGTCCAAGGTCGACATCTCCATCGACGTCGCCTCCATCGACAGCGGCACCGCGGACCGCGACGGCCACCTCCGCTCCGGGGACTTCTTCGACGTCGAGACCTACCCCAAGCTCACCTTCTCCTCCACCGACGTCACGCGCGACCGCACCACGTGGACCATCACCGGCGACCTGACGATCAAGGACGTCACCAAGCCGGTCACGATCGCCTTCGAGCAGACCGGTTCGGCCCGCGACCCCTTCGGCAACGTGCGCGTCGGCTTCGAGGGCGAGACCACCGTCAACCGCAAGGAGTGGGGCCTCACCTGGAACGCCGGCCTCGAGACCGGCGGCGTCCTCGTCTCCGACAAGATCAAGCTCGAGTTCGACGTCTCCGCGATCCGCAACGCCTGA